In Tessaracoccus flavus, the following are encoded in one genomic region:
- a CDS encoding 16S rRNA (uracil(1498)-N(3))-methyltransferase: MVLVTDPLFFASFGDDVAAGLRLTVSGEEAHHAAVKRVAPGERVLLANGEGLGVRAVVVDVGRRELEVEVVEVLRASSPPLVWGVAQALAKGDRSEIAVQMATELGARRILAWQASRSIVRWQGDRGDKALEKWRATAREAVKQSRRLWTPEVLAASTADVAEAIRDADVALVLHEDADLHIAEVELAAAGTGLLVVGPEGGISPDELTRFAEAGALAVRISDGVLRTSTAAAVALGQLDVVARR, encoded by the coding sequence ATGGTTCTCGTGACCGATCCGCTGTTCTTCGCCTCCTTCGGCGATGACGTGGCGGCCGGCCTCCGGCTGACCGTCTCGGGGGAAGAGGCGCACCACGCCGCGGTCAAACGCGTAGCGCCCGGCGAGCGGGTCCTGCTCGCCAACGGCGAAGGGCTCGGAGTGCGCGCCGTGGTGGTGGACGTCGGGCGACGCGAACTCGAGGTGGAGGTCGTCGAGGTGCTCCGGGCCTCATCCCCGCCGCTCGTCTGGGGAGTGGCTCAGGCGCTGGCGAAGGGCGATCGGAGCGAGATCGCCGTTCAGATGGCCACAGAACTCGGTGCGAGACGGATCCTCGCCTGGCAGGCATCCCGCTCGATCGTGCGCTGGCAGGGGGACCGAGGGGACAAGGCGCTGGAAAAGTGGCGCGCCACGGCTCGGGAAGCTGTGAAGCAGTCGCGTCGACTGTGGACGCCGGAGGTACTCGCCGCGTCGACGGCCGATGTCGCGGAGGCGATCCGCGACGCCGACGTCGCCCTGGTGCTGCATGAGGACGCCGATCTACACATCGCGGAGGTTGAACTCGCTGCCGCAGGGACGGGGCTGCTGGTCGTTGGCCCCGAGGGAGGCATCTCGCCGGACGAACTGACCCGCTTCGCCGAGGCGGGCGCGCTCGCCGTGCGGATCAGCGACGGCGTGCTGCGCACCTCCACCGCCGCCGCGGTCGCCCTCGGGCAGCTCGACGTCGTGGCGAGACGCTGA